A window of the Butyricimonas virosa genome harbors these coding sequences:
- a CDS encoding DUF6850 family outer membrane beta-barrel protein, whose protein sequence is MYNKYIYLCFMLFVSVIGRSQTSTDTVSVVTPEMQRLELVKQLWLPTRNASGLGFDPVADHGDAWFGVFHSSGDYHRAQEGSRVNGLSFLAERYSKIARNLYVWGSFKFTMDRESERAWSDVILKEYTSPYQYGGSVKGSYDRQLFDLKVKFATGSIGRFTFGAEVDYSVGDLSRLRDPRSRVLLADYAIIPSLTYKISEKHALGLDFYYRFRKQRLDNIITVQREKQFEYYLLEGLENYWMTTELGKVARRTVADIFGGDLQYKLTGEYGSWLVSLGYERLVEEVVDDERKEPGDYNAQKVTFYSGYKSERINVLHAWNMQASYTGGQAEEFVQEQVNITHGNGMVSNKWVTLYNFVTYKDDVLNVQTDYTFYKGDVSRKDYNWLMGVSGKYEYLKNRYLLPESTREVSTLRIGVKGAGRVVNKDAHKFWIEAALNGALPLETKMNLSEENVFTENVLNPDLRFFKAKTLEAKVDFQYSFPMRLKKTALTGYIKAYAGNVFTDKFGSRFSGGISVGILTL, encoded by the coding sequence ATGTATAATAAATATATATACTTGTGTTTTATGCTCTTCGTGAGTGTAATAGGAAGAAGTCAGACTTCGACGGACACGGTGAGCGTGGTCACTCCTGAAATGCAGCGACTGGAATTAGTGAAACAATTATGGTTGCCGACTCGCAATGCTTCCGGATTAGGTTTTGATCCGGTAGCAGATCATGGAGATGCATGGTTCGGGGTGTTTCATTCTTCCGGTGATTATCATCGAGCTCAAGAAGGTAGTCGAGTAAACGGGTTGAGTTTCTTGGCAGAACGTTATTCTAAAATTGCCCGGAATTTATACGTTTGGGGAAGTTTCAAGTTTACGATGGACCGAGAGAGCGAACGGGCGTGGTCGGATGTGATCTTGAAAGAGTATACAAGTCCTTATCAATATGGTGGGAGTGTGAAAGGAAGTTATGATCGGCAGTTGTTTGATTTAAAGGTAAAGTTTGCAACGGGAAGTATTGGGCGTTTTACTTTTGGTGCGGAAGTGGATTATTCGGTTGGTGATTTGTCTCGATTGCGAGATCCTCGTTCTCGGGTGTTGTTGGCTGATTATGCAATTATCCCGTCTCTTACTTATAAAATTTCGGAGAAACATGCTTTGGGTTTGGATTTTTATTATCGTTTCCGGAAGCAGCGTTTGGATAACATAATTACCGTACAGAGGGAAAAACAGTTTGAATATTATTTGTTAGAGGGGTTGGAAAATTATTGGATGACAACGGAATTAGGTAAAGTGGCCCGTCGTACCGTGGCCGATATTTTTGGTGGGGATTTGCAGTATAAGTTGACAGGAGAATATGGTTCTTGGTTGGTATCTTTGGGGTATGAACGTTTGGTGGAAGAGGTCGTGGATGATGAAAGGAAAGAACCGGGAGATTATAATGCTCAGAAAGTGACTTTTTATTCGGGTTACAAAAGTGAACGAATAAATGTGCTTCATGCTTGGAATATGCAGGCAAGTTATACCGGAGGGCAAGCTGAAGAGTTTGTACAAGAGCAAGTGAATATCACTCACGGTAATGGGATGGTTTCGAATAAATGGGTGACTTTGTATAATTTCGTGACTTACAAGGATGATGTTTTAAATGTCCAGACAGATTATACTTTTTATAAAGGAGATGTTTCTCGTAAGGATTATAATTGGTTGATGGGGGTAAGTGGTAAATATGAGTATTTGAAAAACCGTTATTTATTACCCGAATCTACACGTGAGGTATCCACTTTACGTATAGGGGTGAAGGGTGCCGGACGGGTTGTGAACAAGGATGCACATAAGTTTTGGATTGAAGCCGCTTTGAATGGAGCATTACCGTTAGAGACCAAGATGAATTTGTCAGAAGAGAATGTTTTTACGGAGAATGTTTTGAATCCGGATTTGAGGTTTTTCAAGGCCAAAACGTTGGAAGCGAAAGTTGATTTTCAGTATTCTTTCCCTATGCGATTGAAGAAAACAGCCTTGACCGGATATATAAAAGCGTATGCTGGAAATGTTTTTACCGATAAATTCGGGTCTCGCTTTAGCGGGGGAATATCTGTCGGAATCTTAACACTTTAG
- a CDS encoding DUF4876 domain-containing protein, whose protein sequence is MRTIDIFRYLLGFCMFGGMFSACMPSTDDIEPVRKVEIKISLQEEDFIDTRFANKEVTIRGSKNSYKAVTDEEGVAVFQDLLPDVYSLAVSYVLPREEYGNMVNPPIEANDVLLNGTLPNLRIYENYNGELTLQMGVRQSLIFSKIYYSGTKNANNKNYDVDQYIELYNNSDQTVSTENIHIALLETESTPWFVEEKEQYIYAKDIFKLPTRDLEPGKSILIARQAIDHTIDAPLSLDLTIADYEVKAVNKPQNSQVEQLPHVYKSLATLDWLNMVVGGGNQLVLFRYDGDVNDLTKKQKPDAKPSHAWYVQIATSMVLDGVECLKYNAQEIDLSKKRMPARIDASYQTLSTASGRTGESIERKVARVEEDGRVVLQDTNNSLEDFVCTSDIRPLIYTKPELQPQE, encoded by the coding sequence ATGAGAACGATAGATATATTTCGATATTTGCTAGGTTTTTGTATGTTTGGCGGGATGTTTTCTGCATGTATGCCGTCAACCGATGATATTGAACCTGTGCGGAAGGTGGAGATTAAGATTAGTTTGCAGGAAGAAGATTTTATCGATACCCGTTTTGCTAATAAAGAGGTGACTATCCGGGGAAGTAAAAATTCTTATAAAGCGGTGACGGACGAGGAGGGCGTCGCTGTTTTTCAGGATCTTTTGCCGGACGTATACAGCTTGGCCGTTTCTTATGTGTTACCTCGGGAGGAGTATGGGAATATGGTAAATCCTCCTATTGAGGCAAACGATGTGTTACTGAATGGGACATTGCCTAATTTGAGAATTTACGAGAATTATAACGGGGAGTTGACTTTGCAGATGGGAGTACGACAGAGTCTGATCTTTAGTAAGATTTATTATTCCGGTACAAAGAATGCCAATAATAAAAATTATGATGTGGATCAGTATATAGAACTGTATAATAATTCGGATCAGACGGTTTCGACAGAAAATATACATATTGCTTTGTTGGAAACGGAGAGTACTCCTTGGTTTGTGGAGGAGAAAGAACAGTATATTTATGCCAAAGATATATTCAAGTTGCCGACACGTGATTTAGAGCCGGGAAAGAGTATATTAATTGCCCGGCAAGCTATTGATCACACGATAGATGCTCCTTTGTCATTGGATTTGACAATAGCGGATTATGAAGTAAAGGCTGTTAATAAACCCCAGAATAGTCAGGTGGAACAATTGCCACATGTCTATAAATCGCTTGCCACTTTAGATTGGTTAAATATGGTAGTTGGTGGTGGGAATCAGCTTGTGCTGTTCCGCTATGACGGGGATGTAAATGATTTGACGAAAAAGCAAAAACCAGATGCTAAGCCAAGTCATGCGTGGTATGTGCAAATTGCAACAAGTATGGTTCTTGATGGAGTGGAGTGTTTGAAGTATAATGCACAGGAGATTGATCTATCTAAAAAGAGAATGCCTGCAAGAATTGATGCGTCGTATCAGACATTGTCAACGGCTTCGGGACGAACAGGGGAAAGTATAGAGCGGAAAGTTGCAAGGGTGGAAGAAGATGGACGGGTCGTTTTGCAGGATACCAATAATTCGTTGGAAGATTTCGTGTGTACATCTGATATTAGACCCTTGATTTACACGAAACCAGAATTACAACCTCAAGAATAA
- a CDS encoding TonB-dependent receptor produces MKKIKKYCRNWIKILDPRFLSVFTLVGILFCVSAAGSAQQIGRQYVTLDLKGVTLSVLFEEMMKQTDYRFFFNDAQEKNVKEVSISVKHVRVDSVLNQVFKNSRYTYRIIGTQVAIVDKPVQLPGQSVRRTNVTLLVKDSVAGIPLVGVACILKELGIYAVTDINGVAVLQQVPLGKTELELQILGYENYKKGINVEVNYSLEIRMIETSLALDEVNVVATKNEAGQATSSKIGRQAIDHLQATSLADLMQLLPGQLLKQNSDMTSPEQFYLRTLNSDKNNAFGVSIMVDGIPMSNDVNLNSNEFNVVGGGYDLRKIGTDNIESVEVIRGVPSVEYGDLSAGAVIVKTSVGKSPYQARVKVNPSIIQASLGKGWRLGDKGGFLNGSFDYLKSSGDPRKKTNSFDRINASAAYMNTFGIWRMTTRFGYSGIIDNVQQDPDEVDNGTYTESKDYTLKFSHEGSFSFNSALSRTLRYNVGVTTGRSDYFTSKIVSSSTGRTPIFTAKEEGIHEAILLPASYATSGGTIGKPLSVFAKVSNDFFVKAGLLNQRFNMGVEYRYSKNSGKGDYNTDDALPLKPTSARPRGFDEIPALNQLSAYFEDNIMLNIDECPVTIQAGVRYTVLQPGKSESVWSLSPRVNLSFSPVKWLDVKAAFGKNAKTPGLTHLYPDLKYVDRMIVNYGTGNPDEQYMLYDTRIIHVNNSKLKNSTTTRYEVGFDVKLPKDRMISISAFRDKNDLGFGSLSQYMTYAFDYYDISNGGVVPNPEGGKPTVDYSKPFRRDTVMTTTGEMGNTSGSVNEGVELEINLGKINPIRTDLYLRGGYTRSELYSSAPLYTRPVGYSGDVDTSPFRIAYSSKLQKDIDKQFSTQLQAVCHIPKLKIVGSATFQVIWYNYSKSTNSKRIPMGYLDNKLVYHEITQAMLDDPDYKIQGYKLQDQIIDPQVSDAIKQPVLWLMNFRLTKNISDFAGFSFYVNNLPYYEPWQHSNQTKTLSERNKNTFAFGVELSIKL; encoded by the coding sequence ATGAAAAAAATCAAGAAGTATTGTAGGAACTGGATAAAAATTTTAGACCCAAGATTTTTGTCGGTATTTACGTTAGTAGGAATTTTATTTTGCGTGTCAGCTGCCGGATCCGCTCAACAGATTGGCCGTCAGTATGTGACGCTGGATTTGAAAGGTGTTACACTCTCCGTGCTGTTTGAGGAGATGATGAAACAGACGGATTACAGGTTCTTTTTTAATGATGCTCAAGAAAAGAATGTGAAAGAAGTGAGTATTTCTGTGAAGCATGTTCGAGTGGATAGCGTGTTGAACCAAGTGTTTAAGAATAGTCGCTATACTTATCGAATAATTGGAACTCAAGTAGCGATTGTGGATAAACCCGTGCAATTACCGGGGCAGAGTGTGCGGCGTACAAACGTGACATTACTTGTGAAAGATAGTGTGGCAGGAATTCCGCTTGTGGGAGTTGCGTGTATTTTGAAAGAATTAGGCATATATGCTGTAACGGATATAAACGGAGTTGCGGTTCTGCAGCAAGTTCCATTGGGGAAAACGGAATTGGAACTTCAGATTCTAGGGTATGAAAATTATAAGAAAGGGATAAATGTAGAGGTTAATTATTCTTTGGAAATCCGGATGATTGAAACTTCTCTGGCTTTGGATGAGGTGAATGTTGTTGCTACTAAGAATGAAGCAGGACAGGCCACAAGTTCAAAAATCGGTAGGCAGGCGATAGATCATTTACAGGCTACGAGTTTGGCGGATCTGATGCAATTATTGCCCGGGCAGTTGTTGAAACAAAATAGCGATATGACAAGTCCGGAGCAGTTTTATTTACGGACGTTGAATTCGGATAAAAATAATGCTTTTGGGGTATCAATTATGGTGGATGGAATACCTATGTCTAATGATGTGAATCTGAATTCAAATGAATTTAACGTTGTGGGTGGTGGTTATGACCTGCGGAAAATCGGAACCGATAATATTGAGTCGGTGGAGGTTATTCGAGGTGTTCCTTCCGTGGAATACGGGGATTTGAGTGCGGGAGCCGTGATCGTGAAGACTAGCGTGGGAAAGAGTCCTTATCAAGCTCGGGTAAAAGTGAATCCTTCGATCATACAAGCTTCTTTGGGTAAAGGTTGGAGATTGGGGGATAAGGGAGGTTTCCTAAACGGGAGCTTTGATTATTTGAAATCCTCGGGTGATCCTCGTAAAAAAACGAATTCGTTTGACAGGATCAATGCTTCTGCAGCTTATATGAATACGTTCGGGATATGGCGTATGACAACCCGTTTCGGGTATTCCGGTATAATTGATAATGTTCAGCAAGATCCGGATGAAGTAGATAACGGGACGTATACCGAGAGTAAAGATTATACGTTGAAATTCAGTCATGAAGGTTCTTTTTCTTTTAATAGTGCATTGAGTAGAACATTGAGATATAATGTGGGAGTTACAACGGGACGTTCTGATTATTTTACTTCCAAGATCGTGTCCAGTTCCACGGGGCGGACTCCGATTTTTACGGCTAAAGAAGAAGGAATTCATGAAGCGATATTGTTGCCGGCTTCTTATGCAACTTCCGGGGGTACGATTGGTAAGCCGTTAAGTGTGTTTGCCAAGGTAAGTAATGATTTTTTTGTGAAGGCGGGATTGCTGAATCAGCGTTTTAATATGGGGGTGGAATATCGGTATAGTAAAAATAGCGGAAAAGGAGATTATAACACGGATGATGCATTACCATTAAAGCCAACTAGTGCCCGTCCGAGAGGATTTGACGAAATTCCGGCATTGAATCAGTTATCAGCTTATTTTGAGGATAATATAATGCTTAATATTGATGAGTGTCCCGTGACGATACAGGCAGGAGTGCGTTATACTGTGTTACAACCAGGAAAGAGCGAGAGCGTATGGTCATTGTCTCCGCGAGTGAATTTATCTTTTTCTCCGGTGAAATGGCTTGATGTGAAAGCAGCTTTTGGAAAAAATGCTAAAACACCGGGATTGACTCATTTGTACCCGGATTTGAAGTACGTGGACCGGATGATTGTGAATTACGGAACGGGTAATCCCGATGAGCAGTATATGCTGTATGATACGAGAATTATACACGTGAATAATTCCAAGTTGAAAAATTCAACGACAACTCGTTATGAAGTCGGGTTTGATGTGAAATTGCCGAAAGACCGGATGATTTCCATATCGGCTTTTCGGGATAAGAATGATTTGGGATTCGGGAGTTTATCGCAATATATGACATATGCTTTTGATTATTATGATATTTCTAACGGGGGTGTCGTTCCGAATCCGGAAGGAGGAAAACCAACCGTGGATTATTCCAAACCTTTCCGACGAGATACGGTGATGACGACTACAGGGGAAATGGGAAACACGAGCGGAAGTGTGAATGAAGGAGTTGAGTTGGAAATTAATCTAGGTAAAATCAATCCGATTCGGACTGATCTTTATTTGAGAGGAGGATATACTCGCTCGGAATTGTATTCTTCAGCCCCTTTGTATACTCGTCCGGTTGGGTATTCGGGGGATGTGGATACTTCTCCGTTTAGAATTGCTTATTCTTCTAAATTGCAAAAAGATATCGATAAGCAATTTAGCACACAATTGCAGGCCGTTTGCCATATACCTAAGTTGAAAATAGTGGGGTCAGCCACGTTTCAGGTAATTTGGTATAATTATTCGAAATCAACAAATTCGAAACGAATTCCCATGGGGTATCTGGATAACAAGTTGGTGTATCATGAAATCACGCAGGCGATGTTGGATGATCCGGATTATAAGATACAGGGGTATAAGTTACAGGATCAGATTATAGATCCGCAAGTAAGTGATGCGATAAAGCAACCGGTTTTGTGGTTGATGAATTTCCGATTGACGAAGAATATATCTGATTTTGCAGGTTTCTCATTCTACGTGAATAATTTGCCGTATTATGAGCCTTGGCAGCATAGTAATCAGACGAAGACTTTGAGTGAACGGAATAAAAATACATTTGCTTTTGGTGTGGAGCTTTCTATTAAATTGTAA
- a CDS encoding FecR family protein, with product MNQTSKNIDELLIRILDDTATRADLRVFAEWIRTEENRKYFEQYKKIWHTTTGVQCDDQVVKEGWQDYKQFMRALPERRKRAVVLRKVLQYAAIVAVILSCVYFFLKPIGSMDDLAIAYVDITIPNERGVMLTLADGEKVVVGNEKREVIFEKTGNVNIKQEGRNELVYENVKISEKRNVEEEAMNEITVPAGERVSIILSDGTKVWLNSESAIRYPVRFGIGKRVVTVKGNVYFEVTKDVSRPFFVVMKDMETEVLGTSFEVNTYGDHGEIYMALVEGCVRVRSGNHVVVAKPNEQVALDLESRKISTKEVDAARLVAWKDGVLMIKNEPFVDVIRRLERWFGVEIENQCLQSSALLFSGVFERSGLEVVLQTICANLNINYVIDGNRVILKN from the coding sequence ATGAATCAGACCTCGAAAAATATAGATGAATTACTGATCCGGATTTTGGATGATACTGCAACACGTGCGGATCTGCGAGTGTTTGCGGAATGGATTCGTACGGAAGAGAACCGAAAGTATTTTGAACAATATAAGAAAATATGGCATACTACGACTGGAGTTCAGTGCGATGATCAAGTCGTGAAAGAGGGATGGCAAGACTACAAGCAGTTCATGCGTGCTTTGCCGGAAAGAAGAAAAAGAGCGGTTGTTTTGCGAAAAGTGTTGCAATATGCGGCGATCGTGGCTGTGATCCTGTCATGTGTTTATTTCTTTTTGAAACCGATTGGAAGCATGGATGATCTGGCAATTGCCTATGTAGACATAACGATTCCGAATGAACGTGGGGTGATGTTGACTTTGGCTGATGGTGAAAAGGTGGTTGTGGGAAATGAGAAGCGGGAAGTGATATTCGAAAAGACGGGTAATGTAAATATTAAACAAGAGGGGAGGAATGAATTGGTGTATGAGAATGTGAAAATATCAGAGAAACGGAATGTTGAAGAAGAAGCTATGAATGAAATCACGGTTCCAGCGGGAGAGCGTGTTTCAATTATCCTTTCCGATGGAACGAAGGTTTGGTTAAATTCGGAAAGCGCTATTCGTTATCCTGTACGATTCGGCATAGGTAAGAGAGTGGTAACAGTAAAAGGGAATGTGTATTTTGAAGTGACGAAGGATGTAAGCAGGCCTTTTTTCGTGGTGATGAAGGATATGGAGACGGAGGTTTTGGGAACTTCTTTCGAGGTGAATACATATGGCGATCATGGTGAGATTTATATGGCTTTGGTGGAGGGATGCGTTCGGGTAAGATCGGGAAATCATGTTGTGGTAGCGAAGCCAAATGAACAAGTTGCATTGGATTTGGAATCACGTAAAATTTCTACCAAGGAAGTGGATGCTGCCCGTTTGGTTGCTTGGAAGGATGGTGTGTTGATGATAAAGAATGAACCCTTCGTGGATGTGATACGTAGATTAGAGCGTTGGTTTGGGGTGGAAATTGAAAATCAGTGTTTACAATCGAGTGCGTTGTTATTTAGCGGGGTGTTTGAACGAAGTGGTCTTGAGGTTGTTTTACAGACAATATGTGCAAATCTAAATATTAATTATGTAATTGATGGAAACCGTGTTATATTGAAAAATTAA
- a CDS encoding RNA polymerase sigma-70 factor: MSFRDIVLDMDYTNTGILVSALNEGNILAFEYIYKTYYKSLLNYASRILKDVEASKDAVQQAYYRLWENRSMLTITISPQAYLYRAVYNNCINSITRKDIIRKYEEEQLKELYFSTIIQTPEAEMLLERSEIEKAIMISVEALPKKCQEIFILSKMEGLKNKEIAERLGISLKTVESQMTIAIKRLRKDLGWLLQIFIFFRLDF; the protein is encoded by the coding sequence TTGTCTTTTAGAGATATTGTTCTTGATATGGATTACACGAATACGGGAATTTTAGTATCAGCTTTAAATGAGGGGAATATACTTGCTTTCGAGTATATCTATAAAACTTATTATAAAAGCTTGCTGAATTATGCTAGTCGTATTCTAAAAGATGTGGAGGCCTCAAAAGATGCTGTTCAGCAGGCGTATTATCGACTTTGGGAAAATCGTTCGATGTTAACGATTACAATTTCTCCACAAGCATACTTGTATCGGGCCGTGTATAATAATTGTATAAATTCTATTACTCGGAAAGATATAATTCGGAAGTACGAGGAGGAACAGTTGAAAGAATTGTATTTTTCTACAATAATACAAACTCCAGAAGCGGAGATGTTGTTGGAACGTTCGGAGATTGAAAAGGCTATAATGATTTCTGTCGAGGCGTTACCGAAGAAGTGTCAGGAAATATTTATACTGAGTAAAATGGAAGGGTTGAAAAACAAGGAAATAGCAGAACGATTAGGTATTTCCTTGAAAACGGTAGAATCTCAGATGACCATAGCGATCAAACGGTTACGTAAAGATTTAGGTTGGTTACTTCAAATTTTTATTTTTTTTCGATTAGATTTTTAG
- a CDS encoding ATP-binding protein translates to MDFVSPEHLFEELPLTKEEASILDEYICDYDFTVVGKQGPEWIFSFLGVVRAELGGEEMILEDYDLLNDIFIRILEWMLEGSDYLKCFEGVKLNDARMQVERYLDEAIASREAIRLIDAGEEGVYITSKLEKLMLSGYLYKKSLVWITLLTIVRFSPKLHLLPARGLVLLVYNTLNKPNPRVMERFNERVALVREQDDALCFEGHTRDQIQEAVWILGARILLGDSVQEELASLRSMFFRYLYVLRDKEDEVIRKNAFNSLLFNQKNAVFTWEELLKFSIPVLMESIAEKTVDAIRNCQGRLYEGHGQLLVETKAITLAAPVSLKFDTLMEIDGVALKLGYSKKKLSFEEGLVGTTQAWRSILADFSDELRKSVIQKRRPPVGAVVNIRVKLVHNFKPTLAFVTIVDPQYDGQGVLHVSQVTRARLDSLKDILHPGDIMTATVVESEDDRLQFSIWEELNQVAVEHLRVGDQCNALLLSEKNGFLTWLSESGFLVSTPLAEGVSEERGGYYLLEVTDVPSVGRIKGKILGATKERFDRHEAVANLVYSYIEECKRYRNRDGEGKFNTGKIERSIGVSGKYVKELIRLLQLYLTQEVCLENLNLLYFIRLLAHVLGDYRLKGYYDCLINHLIVKYEFIEGRLETLDLGALEKDFRAYPALEPLWAVIRMLSSYGDRSFAGDLERFSHSENDYVAKVAGAILAKDVQGNLPEESRWREDELLDLLSLKGKGEEDSMSGNMKEKRTFKNSLVYPVGAKHVDVEAQLDSIMQDMCRFLNNQGGTVYIGMSDKGVPVGIQADLDYLCCNLDKYELFLHQRIKEAFGEEVDRTIQIERKQFGDKVVVGLVVPHFDREVEYYPEN, encoded by the coding sequence ATGGATTTTGTATCTCCTGAACACTTGTTCGAGGAACTTCCTCTCACGAAAGAAGAGGCGAGTATTCTTGATGAGTATATTTGCGATTATGATTTCACGGTTGTTGGAAAACAAGGGCCGGAGTGGATATTTTCTTTCTTGGGTGTTGTGCGTGCGGAGTTAGGGGGAGAGGAAATGATCTTGGAAGATTATGATCTTCTGAATGATATTTTTATTCGTATATTGGAATGGATGCTTGAAGGGTCTGATTATTTGAAATGTTTTGAAGGGGTCAAGCTGAATGATGCCCGAATGCAGGTGGAACGTTATCTGGATGAGGCTATTGCCAGCAGGGAGGCGATCCGGTTGATTGATGCAGGGGAAGAAGGGGTGTATATTACTTCGAAGTTGGAGAAATTGATGCTATCGGGTTACTTGTACAAGAAATCGCTCGTGTGGATAACATTACTGACTATCGTTCGGTTTAGTCCGAAGTTGCATTTATTGCCGGCACGGGGACTCGTTTTACTGGTGTATAACACGTTGAATAAACCTAATCCTAGGGTGATGGAACGTTTTAACGAACGGGTAGCTCTTGTGAGAGAACAGGATGATGCGCTGTGTTTTGAAGGACATACCCGGGATCAGATTCAGGAGGCTGTTTGGATTCTAGGGGCCCGGATCTTGTTGGGGGATTCCGTGCAGGAAGAACTGGCAAGCTTGCGTTCCATGTTTTTCAGGTACTTGTATGTGTTACGGGATAAGGAAGATGAAGTAATTCGGAAGAATGCGTTTAATTCTTTATTGTTTAACCAGAAGAATGCCGTGTTCACGTGGGAAGAGTTGTTAAAGTTCTCCATTCCTGTCCTGATGGAATCTATTGCAGAAAAGACGGTTGACGCGATTAGAAATTGTCAGGGGCGTCTGTACGAGGGACACGGGCAATTGTTAGTGGAAACGAAAGCAATCACGCTTGCCGCTCCGGTTTCATTAAAGTTTGACACGCTGATGGAGATTGACGGTGTCGCTTTGAAACTCGGGTACAGTAAGAAAAAGTTGAGTTTTGAAGAAGGATTGGTGGGGACAACCCAAGCGTGGAGAAGTATTCTCGCAGACTTTTCGGATGAATTAAGAAAGAGCGTGATTCAGAAGAGACGGCCGCCTGTGGGGGCTGTCGTGAATATACGGGTGAAACTGGTGCATAATTTTAAACCCACGCTGGCTTTCGTTACGATTGTGGACCCGCAGTATGATGGACAGGGTGTTTTACATGTCAGTCAGGTGACACGGGCAAGGTTGGATAGTTTGAAAGATATTCTTCATCCCGGGGATATTATGACGGCGACGGTGGTGGAGTCGGAGGATGACCGCTTGCAGTTCTCGATCTGGGAGGAACTGAATCAAGTGGCCGTGGAGCATTTGCGGGTGGGGGATCAGTGTAACGCTCTACTTTTGAGTGAGAAGAATGGATTTTTGACGTGGTTGTCGGAAAGTGGTTTCTTGGTTTCGACCCCTCTTGCTGAAGGGGTGAGCGAGGAGAGAGGGGGGTATTATCTTTTGGAAGTTACTGATGTCCCCTCGGTAGGGAGGATCAAAGGCAAGATTCTAGGTGCCACGAAGGAACGATTTGACAGGCACGAGGCGGTTGCTAATCTGGTTTACAGTTATATAGAGGAGTGCAAGAGATATAGAAATCGGGATGGCGAGGGAAAGTTTAATACGGGTAAAATCGAGCGTTCTATCGGGGTTTCGGGTAAGTATGTGAAGGAGTTGATCCGGCTGTTGCAGCTTTACCTGACGCAAGAGGTTTGTTTGGAGAATCTGAATTTACTTTATTTTATTCGCTTGTTGGCTCACGTGTTAGGTGATTATCGTTTGAAAGGGTACTATGATTGCTTGATCAATCATTTGATCGTGAAGTATGAATTTATAGAGGGACGTTTAGAAACACTGGACTTGGGTGCACTGGAGAAGGATTTTCGGGCTTACCCTGCATTGGAACCTTTGTGGGCGGTGATCCGAATGCTGTCGTCATATGGAGATCGTTCTTTTGCGGGAGATTTGGAACGTTTTTCTCATTCGGAGAATGATTATGTGGCTAAAGTGGCTGGAGCTATATTGGCTAAGGATGTGCAGGGAAATCTTCCTGAAGAATCCCGTTGGAGAGAGGATGAGTTGTTGGACTTGTTGTCGTTGAAGGGAAAAGGTGAAGAAGATTCCATGTCCGGGAATATGAAAGAAAAGAGAACGTTTAAGAATTCGTTGGTCTATCCGGTGGGGGCGAAACACGTGGACGTGGAGGCCCAATTGGATTCTATCATGCAGGATATGTGCCGTTTCTTGAACAATCAAGGAGGAACCGTGTATATCGGGATGAGTGATAAGGGGGTGCCTGTGGGGATTCAAGCGGATTTGGATTATTTGTGTTGCAATTTGGACAAGTATGAGCTGTTTCTTCACCAAAGGATCAAGGAGGCTTTCGGGGAGGAGGTGGATCGGACGATTCAGATTGAAAGAAAGCAATTCGGTGATAAGGTGGTTGTTGGCCTTGTCGTTCCGCATTTTGATCGGGAAGTGGAATATTATCCAGAGAATTAG
- a CDS encoding N-acetyltransferase: MIRYFQQQDEDSVIRIWLEASAIAHSFIPRSYWESKVPDMRNEYLPQSQTLVNEDEHTNEITGFISLIGNYIAALFVSPDRQGQGIGHSLMTRIKLQHPELELNVYAENTQALTFYKRQGFTITSEQTDKQTGRQEFTMKYQLDA; encoded by the coding sequence ATGATCCGCTACTTCCAACAACAAGACGAAGACTCCGTCATCCGGATATGGCTAGAAGCATCTGCTATCGCCCACTCCTTCATTCCCCGTTCCTACTGGGAAAGCAAAGTTCCGGATATGCGTAACGAATATCTGCCACAAAGCCAAACCCTCGTCAATGAAGACGAACACACAAACGAGATCACGGGATTCATCTCCTTAATCGGCAATTACATCGCCGCCCTTTTCGTCTCTCCCGACCGACAAGGCCAAGGAATCGGACATTCTCTTATGACTCGTATCAAGTTACAACACCCCGAATTGGAATTAAATGTTTACGCGGAAAACACGCAAGCCTTGACATTCTACAAACGCCAAGGCTTTACGATCACAAGTGAACAAACCGACAAACAAACCGGCCGGCAAGAGTTCACGATGAAATATCAACTAGACGCTTAA